A genomic region of Arachis hypogaea cultivar Tifrunner chromosome 5, arahy.Tifrunner.gnm2.J5K5, whole genome shotgun sequence contains the following coding sequences:
- the LOC112801475 gene encoding lysine-specific demethylase JMJ17 — protein MGKGRPRAVEKGVVGASNTVTCCESTSVPSGPVYYPTEDEFKDPLDYIYKIRPEAEPYGICRIVPPKGWNPPFALDLDTFTFPTKTQAIHKLQARPAASDSMTFDLEYSRFLQDQCGKKSRKRVVFEGEDLDLCKLFNAVKRFGGYDKVVDAKKWGDVARFLRPAGKITDCAKHVLCQLYREHLYDYEEFYNKMNQGTAVNCKKGERDERKSDHRVQSSTSKKHPRRVSGLKVKDCKVHVEEERDQICEQCKSGLHGEVMLLCDRCDKGWHTYCLSPPLKQIPQGNWYCFSCLNSDRDSFGFVPGKHYTLEAFRRIADRSRRRWFGSGPVSRVQMEKKFWEIVEGSVGEVEVMYGNDLDTSVYGSGFPRVADQKMQSVDDKLWQEYATIPWNLNNLPKLKGSMLRSIQHNITGVMVPWLYIGMLFSSFCWHFEDHCFYSMNYLHWGEPKCWYSVPGNQASAFEKVMRSSLPDLFDAQPDLLFQLVTMLNPSVLQENGVPVYSVLQEPGNFVITFPRSYHGGFNLGLNCAEAVNFAPADWLPFGAFGADLYQRYHKPAVLSHEELLCVVAQHGDVDSRVSSYLKKELLRISDKEKSWREKLWKDGIIKYSRMTPRKCPQYVGTEEDPTCIICQQYLYLSAVVCSCRPSSFVCLEHSEHLCECKTVKLRLLYRHSLAELFDLAFSMEEFTSDDKAECRSVRRQSSCQGALTKKVKGISVNLNQLATEWLLQSSTILQNPFLSNAFVTTLRKAEQFLWAGSEMDSVRDMVKTLIEAQKWAEGIRDCITKIEFWYQDSTVKKVHLEFIDELLRFNPPPCNEPNYHKLKEYAEEARLLVQDIDTALSRCSKMSELELLYSRACGLPIYMKESKKLEGRISLIKTWLDSVRKCISARHPTVLEFNILYKLKSEILDLQVHLPEIEVFENMVNRAESCSIQCREMLEGPMNLQNVSLLLKEWDNFAVAVPELQLLRQYHSDTVLWVVHVNDLLRRAHVQGDEHNTVNELMHIFEEGSSLKIQVDELPLVEMELKKASCRENALKARDSRMPLEFIQQLLEEAKMLHIEEEKLFVNLSCVLALAIPWEERATEILSHENPISDFEDMIRDSENIFAILPSLNDVKDAFSEANLWLRNSKPYLVSSPCASSSLLKVEDLQMLVSESKLLKVSLGERRMLELVLKNCKLWECEASSLLDDCQCLFELDNCVDGVSSDLMFRVEDLIARIQSAIASGVSLGFDFIEISKLQASCSTLQWCKRALCFSDCPPSLEDVLEVAEGLSHSCVSGVLLKVLVDGVEWLRRALEEMCRPCNSRRCHLTEVQDTLNDYKNVNMTFGAVYGQLEEAIRKHMLWQEQVHQFFGLNSRDRSWSLMLQLKELGDTVAFSCSELDMILSEVEKVENWKKRCLDKIGSSVQTDNLLFNVLEKIKQTLDRSLFIYGDVKERKDQNLCICCLLHSEYQEFLTCSTCMDCYHLQCIGLTAKDTCIENYKCPYCAILIGESCYPSGSGLLRFGKKHIELKILIALLSEAEHFCLRIDEMEVLNELVEKALLCKSFLREILNFASTVVDEDISIVSEKLMKAIKASDVAGVYDEHDNSDLELALAKNLWKIQVNRLLNGVCKPTIRQIQKHMNEGVDMEISAEDHYMLKLTNVNCLGLQWAELAKKVVNDSGALSLDKVLEVIVEGENLPVDVDEELKMLRSRCMLYCICRKPYDKKGMIACKQCNEWYHFDCMKLPCTQQLYICPACNPCAEEPLPTNHERLASAKFVEPKTPSPRHTNPRKKQKRDVGNVTCKMFTTATVTAAEDRDSSRCRKSNGIECLRWQNRKPFRRAAKKRVELRSLTPILYTQR, from the exons ATGGGGAAGGGTAGACCTAGGGCTGTGGAGAAGGGTGTAGTTGGGGCGAGCAACACTGTTACCTGCTGCGAGTCCACCAGTGTACCCTCAGGTCCTGTGTATTACCCTACTGAGGATGAGTTCAAGGATCCCTTAGATTATATTTACAAGATTAGGCCTGAGGCTGAGCCTTATGGGATTTGTAGGATTGTTCCACCTAAGGGTTGGAACCctccttttgctttggatctgGATACTTTCACTTTTCCCACCAAGACACAGGCCATTCACAAGCTCCAGGCTCGCCCCGCCGCATCGGACTCCATGACTTTTGACTTGGAGTACTCTAGGTTCTTGCAGGACCAGTGTGGTAAGAAGTCTAGAAAGAGGGTTGTGTTTGAAGGGGAGGACTTGGACTTATGCAAGTTGTTCAATGCGGTTAAGCGCTTTGGCGGGTACGATAAGGTTGTTGATGCCAAGAAGTGGGGGGATGTTGCTAGGTTTTTGAGGCCGGCCGGGAAGATTACGGATTGTGCTAAGCATGTGTTGTGTCAATTGTACCGGGAGCATTTGTATGATTATGAGGAGTTTTATAATAAGATGAATCAAGGGACTGCTGTGAACTGTAAGAAAGGTGAGAGAGATGAGAGGAAGAGTGATCACAGAGTGCAATCCTCGACATCCAAGAAGCATCCCCGGAGGGTTAGTGGTCTGAAAGTTAAGGATTGTAAAGTACATGTAGAAGAAGAACGTGATCAGATTTGTGAGCAGTGCAAGAGTGGTTTGCACGGTGAAGTCATGCTTTTGTGTGATAGGTGCGATAAGGGCTGGCATACTTATTGTCTTTCCCCGCCGTTGAAGCAAATTCCACAGGGAAATTGGTACTGTTTCAGCTGCTTGAATTCTGATAGGGACAGCTTTGGTTTTGTGCCTGGGAAGCATTACACATTGGAAGCCTTTAGGCGTATTGCTGATCGGTCAAGGAGGAGATGGTTTGGATCAGGGCCTGTTTCAAGGGTGCAGATGGAGAAAAAATTTTGGGAGATTGTCGAAGGATCAGTTGGTGAAGTTGAGGTTATGTATGGAAATGACTTGGATACATCTGTATATGGAAGTGGTTTCCCACGCGTTGCTGATCAGAAAATGCAATCCGTTGACGACAAGTTATGGCAAGAATACGCAACAATCCCATGGAATCTCAATAACTTGCCAAAGCTGAAAGGCTCAATGCTTAGATCTATTCAACACAATATCACTGGTGTTATGGTACCCTGGCTATATATTGGGATGTTGTTCTCATCTTTTTGCTGGCACTTCGAGGATCACTGCTTTTACTCAATGAATTATTTACACTG GGGAGAGCCAAAGTGCTGGTACAGTGTTCCTGGCAATCAAGCCAGTGCATTTGAGAAG GTGATGAGAAGTAGTCTTCCTGATCTTTTCGATGCACAACCTGATCTACTTTTCCAGCTTGTTACTATGTTAAACCCATCTGTCTTGCAAGAAAATGGGGTTCCTGTCTACAGCGTACTTCAG GAGCCTGGGAATTTTGTTATAACCTTCCCACGATCTTATCATGGAGGTTTCAATCTTG GTTTGAATTGTGCAGAGGCAGTAAATTTTGCTCCAGCTGACTGGCTACCTTTTGGTGCATTTGGTGCTGATCTCTATCAGCGGTATCACAAACCTGCTGTATTGTCGCATGAGGAGCTTCTTTGTGTAGTAGCCCAG CATGGCGATGTTGACAGCAGAGTATCTTCATATTTGAAGAAGGAATTGTTGAGAATATCAGATAAAGAAAAGTCTTGGAGAGAGAAACTATGGAAAGATGGTATAATTAAATATTCTCGCATGACTCCTCGCAAATGTCCACAATATGTGGGAACTGAGGAG GATCCAACATGCATTATTTGCCAGCAATATCTCTATCTCTCTGCTGTTGTGTGCAGTTGCCGACCATCATCTTTTGTGTGCCTGGAG CACTCGGAACACCTTTGTGAGTGTAAGACTGTGAAGCTGCGTCTTCTCTACCGTCATTCACTTGCAGAATTGTTTGACTTGGCCTTTTCCATGGAAGAATTTACTTCTGATGACAAGGCTGAATGTAGAAGTGTTAGAAGGCAATCTTCTTGTCAGGGTGCTTTGACCAAAAAG GTGAAAGGTATCTCCGTTAATTTAAATCAACTTGCTACAGAATGGCTTCTGCAATCTAGTACGATTCTTCAGAATCCATTTCTGAGCAATGCATTTGTTACTACACTAAGGAAAGCTGAACAGTTTCTTTGGGCTGGTTCTGAGATGGACTCT GTTCGAGACATGGTGAAGACCttgattgaagctcagaagtGGGCAGAAGGGATAAGAGATTGCATAACAAAAATTGAGTTTTGGTATCAAGATTCAACTGTAAAGAAAGTTCATTTAGAATTCATTGATGAGTTATTGAGATTTAATCCTCCACCTTGCAATGAGCCTAATTATCATAAATTGAAG GAATACGCTGAAGAAGCGAGGTTATTAGTTCAGGATATTGATACTGCTTTATCGAGGTGTTCAAAG ATGTCTGAGTTGGAACTTTTATACTCCAGAGCTTGTGGCTTGCCCATCTACATGAAAGAGAGTAAGAAATTAGAAGGGAGGATTTCTTTGATTAAG ACATGGCTGGACAGTGTTAGAAAGTGTATCTCTGCGAGACATCCTACTGTCTTAGAGTTTAACATTCTTTACAAGTTAAAATCAGAG ATCTTGGATCTTCAAGTTCATCTTCCAGAGATAGAGGTGTTTGAGAATATGGTAAATCGAGCTGAATCTTGTAGCATCCAATGTCGAGAGATGTTAGAAGGTCCTATGAATCTACAG AATGTTAGTTTGCTGCTTAAGGAATGGGACAATTTTGCAGTTGCTGTACCAGAGTTGCAGCTTCTAAGACAATACCATTCAGATACTGTGTTGTGGGTTGTCCATGTTAATGATCTTTTAAGGAGAGCTCATGTGCAGGGTGATGAACATAATACAGTTAATGAATTGATGCACATTTTTGAAGAAGGttcatctttaaaaattcaag TTGATGAGTTGCCATTAGTTGAGATGGAGCTAAAGAAAGCTAGTTGCCGGGAGAATGCTTTGAAG GCTCGTGATTCTAGAATGCCTTTGGAATTCATTCAGCAACTGCTAGAGGAAGCTAAAAT GctgcacattgaggaagagaaacTATTCGTTAATTTATCTTGTGTTCTTGCTCTTGCCATACCTTGGGAGGAAAGGGCTACAGAGATTCTTTCACATGAGAATCCTATTTCTGACTTTGAGGACATGATCAG GGATTCAGAAAACATATTTGCTATTCTTCCTTCACTTAATGATGTTAAAGACGCATTTTCTGAAGCTAATTTATGGTTAAGGAATTCAAAGCCATATTTAGTCTCTTCTCCGTGTGCTTCAAGTTCTTTGCTGAAAGTTGAGGACTTGCAG ATGTTGGTTTCTGAATCGAAGCTTCTTAAAGTATCTTTGGGAGAAAGAAGGATGCTGGAACTAGTTTTGAAGAACTGCAAACTTTGGGAATGTGAAGCATCTTCTCTACTGGATGATTGTCAGTGCCTTTTCGAATTGGATAACTGTGTTGATGGAGTAAGCAGTGATTTAATGTTTAGGGTGGAAGATTTGATTGCAAGAATCCAATCTGCTATAGCATCTGGTGTTTCACTTGGTTTTGACTTCATAGAGATTTCAAAACTTCAAGCATCTTGTTCTACACTACAATGGTGCAAAAGAGCCCTTTGTTTCAGTGATTGTCCGCCATCATTAGAG GATGTTTTGGAGGTTGCGGAAGGTCTTTCTCATTCCTGTGTTTCTGGTGTGCTGTTGAAAGTTCTGGTTGATGGAGTTGAATGGCTTAGGAGAGCGTTGGAGGAAATGTGTCGACCTTGTAATTCTAGAAGATGCCATTTGACTGAGGTTCAAGATACTCTTAATGATTATAAG AATGTTAATATGACCTTTGGAGCAGTATATGGTCAACTTGAAGAAGCCATTAGAAAACATAT GTTATGGCAAGAACAAGTGCACCAATTTTTTGGCCTGAATTCTAGGGATCGATCTTGGTCATTGATGTTGCAGCTGAAG GAGCTTGGAGATACTGTTGCTTTCAGTTGCTCAGAGCTGGATATGATTTTATCTGAAGTTGAGAAGGTGGAAAATTGGAAGAAACGATGCTTAGACAAAATAGGATCTTCTGTCCAAACTGACAATTTGCTGTTTAATGTGCTGGAGAAG ATAAAACAGACTCTAGATAGATCATTGTTCATATATGGTGATGTTAAAGAAAGGAAGGATCAAAACCTCTGCATTTGCTGTCTTTTGCATTCTGAGTATCAGGAATTTCTTACTTGTTCGACTTGTATGGACTG CTATCATTTGCAGTGCATTGGACTAACAGCAAAGGACACCTGCATTGAAAATTACaaatgcccttactgtgcaatTTTGATTGGTGAATCTTGTTATCCAAGTGGAAGTGGCCTCCTG AGGTTTGGTAAGAAGCATATTGAATTGAAAATTCTCATTGCTCTTCTATCGGAAGCTGAACATTTCTGTTTGAG gattgatgaaatggaagtTCTGAATGAACTTGTTGAGAAAGCCCTTCTGTGCAAATCTTTCTTGAGAGAAATACTGAACTTTGCATCAACTGTTGTTGATGAAGATATAAGCATTGTCTCTGAAAAATTGATGAAAGCCATAAAG GCTAGCGATGTGGCTGGTGTCTATGATGAGCATGATAATTCTGACCTTGAGTTGGCTTTAGCAAAAAACTTGTGGAAAATTCAAGTCAATAGATTGCTAAATGGTGTATGCAAGCCCACAATCCGGCAGATTCAGAAGCATATGAATGAG GGAGTGGATATGGAAATATCAGCTGAAGATCACTATATGCTTAAACTTACAAATGTGAATTGCTTGGGTTTGCAGTGGGCAGAACTAGCAAAAAAG GTGGTAAACGATTCTGGGGCACTAAGCCTAGATAAAGTTTTGGAAGTAATAGTAGAAGGTGAAAACTTGCCTGTTGATGTTGATGAGGAACTCAAG ATGTTGAGGTCTCGATGCATGCTTTACTGTATATGTCGAAAGCCTTATGATAAGAAAGGGATGATAGCATGCAAACAATGCAATGAATGGTACCATTTTGATTGCATGAAATTACCATGCACGCAGCAGCTCTACATTTGTCCTGCATGCAACCCCTGTGCAGAAGAACCATTGCCTACAAACCATGAGAG ATTAGCTAGTGCTAAATTTGTGGAGCCTAAAACCCCATCTCCGAGGCACACAAACCcaagaaagaaacagaaaagagatGTGGGCAATGTCACTTGCAAGATGTTTACAACAGCAACAGTAACAGCAGCAGAAGATAGAGATAGTAGTAGGTGTAGGAAATCAAATGGGATAGAATGTCTTAGGTGGCAAAACCGAAAGCCTTTTAGAAGAGCAGCTAAGAAACGTGTTGAGCTTCGAAGTCTTACTCCAATTCTATACACACAACGATAA
- the LOC112801476 gene encoding uncharacterized protein — MRQVKAVQLFHDLVNKNEPARLLGLDVGDKYVGLALSDFQNKIASPFSVLVRKKSNIDLMASDFETLISKYSLKGFVVGLPFSCHRVSTDAAQVKVLIDALSRTKKLQGLKYTYWNESFTSKNVELLLRPLNLNNAVHSKTMLDKFAAVGILQGYLDYVNRKMKLMETE; from the exons ATGAGGCAGGTGAAGGCGGTTCAGCTGTTTCATGATTTGGTGAACAAGAATGAACCAGCTCGGTTGCTTGGTTTGGATGTCGGTGATAAATACGTTGGTCTTGCTCTTTCCGACTTCCAGAACAAGATTGCTTCACCCTTCAG TGTTCTGGTCAGGAAGAAATCAAATATTGATTTAATGGCTTCCGATTTCGAGACTCTA ATCTCTAAATATTCATTGAAGGGCTTTGTTGTTGGCCTCCCTTTCAGCTGTCACCGTGTTTCGACTGAT GCTGCACAAGTGAAGGTCTTAATTGATGCCCTTTCTAGAACTAAAAAACTTCAAGGTCTGAAATATACTTATTGGAACGAGTCTTTCACGTCAAAG AATGTTGAATTGCTCTTAAGGCCTTTGAACTTGAATAATGCAGTTCATTCCAAGACTATGCTCGACAAATTTGCTGCTGTAGGGATACTCCAG GGATACCTGGATTATGTTAACAGAAAAATGAAGTTAATGGAAACAGAGTAA